GTGAAGTCTGGAACTCCAATCTCAACTTTTAAGGTTTCGAGAGCCAAAAAGGTAGATTCTTTTACTCTTCGCTGTTAGCAAGGAACAAAATATTCAACAGCTGGAGGGAGGGTCACCCTACCAGATTGACAGACATTTTACAACTTCCTGTCAAATAATCGTGTTGCCAATATACAACTTGCCGCGACAAAATCACGTGAGCTTATATCACACCTACATAGACACAAATGGGGCAATTAGAACAACAGAAGTCAGCAGGAAGCCAATCACAAGGAACAGAGGAATTATTGCAAGGTTGGCTCCAATCAACAATACATTTTCAAGACTACGAGGCATTGAAGCCATAAAGTAAacagtaaagaaagaaaaaaatagttctaGAACCCAATTTCTtcaaacccaaaagaaaaaaaacaagcagTCCTCTACCATCGTAAGGCTCTccctttatgtttttttattttggggGGTGGGGGTGGGGAGTTAAGgggaagaaaattataaaagatataaacTATTGGATTTAGATATTCATGGTGCGAAGTTCGTTAGAGTGATGGCAATCAAATGGAGAATATACTTGCAACCCTTACCTGGTGGTAACATGATCCGATTCCATCAGGGGCACAAATCTTCATCAGGCTGCCATCAAGGCCGGGTTATGAATCACTCACGACATCTTGGCTACACGTCCATAGACCTCACAAGGTAAATCCTATTTCTTTGCTCAAACGCTGCCACCAATCTAGGTGCTCACATCATTTCATTCACCAGATATCACATTCCAAAGGTTCTGTTATATAGATCACTTGAGCTGGGCATGCGAAACTTCGAGTCTTCATACCCAGcataatatttgttatatccAAGCCTATCATTTCTCAATATATCTGCCACACCAATATTGTTTCCACCTTGAACCTCATTCCAACCATCCCAGTGGCCATGTGACATAAGCCCATTTCTAGAATGTTGGAGAGACATCTGTGCAAAATTAGACAGATTGTTAACCTGTGATTGGTCCACAAGTCTTGAAGAAATGCCATAGGAGTCCCCAAGATGGGAAAACCCATCACCGACATCGGTGTATCTCTGCTGGGGGTTCAGAGATCTTTGCATCAGTAACTGAAGACTTGCTTCATTATCAAAAGTACCTAATGAAGGAGAAAATGGTGTCCTAATGTCTAGACCAGTATTGTTAAGACCTATCTGACGCCTCCCTTTACCAACTGCCAAAATAGCAGGATCCATAAACTCAATATCACCAGTGCTAATATTATTTCCAGTTTGATTTGCCTGATATGAATTTCTCAATAAGGAAGAAGCTTCTAGCAGATGATTTCCTGAATAAAGAGGTAAGTATTCAAAACAGGGAACAAAGGTACAAAATTTCTTAAGATAACTTtaacaagcaaagaaaaacaCGAACCAGAGAGGGAATCAGAAACATGATCTACTCTGTCATGAGAAGAGAAACCGGGAGGTGGCACCCGGCTTGGAACAGAAAAACCAGGTGGAGCTGAGATTTGAGCTCTCGAAACTGCTGTAAAAGAGTCTGTGAGAAGGTTTCTATTCAAAACAAGTAAAACAACTGATTCTAGAAGGGAACTTCAGAGTAAACATCAAGAATAAGTTCAGGAACACTACTtcaactttcataaataaatgaatgaatttagaaacaaGTTAGATTCTAATTTACTGTAGGATCTgctcaaagaaaaaatattaagaacaGGAGAAATTGATTCTGCTGTTCTGAATCCCAAGAAAAGGCACTAAAAGGATATTTCCACCAACACTACCCGTAACGtgcaagaaaaaatatatgaaggaaaagatatataaaggTGATAGGAAATTAAaaccatttgaaaacaatctaacaaatatacaatgattaaataagaaaatctcAAACTCAAAACAGATGCAAgaataacttttaataataataataatgataaataaactaaaatactgattttattatttataaaaataaagaaatactacTCACCAGAGAGTTTATTTGAGGAATTAAGGGATTGATTGCTTGAATGACTTACTGATCCATCATAATTATTAGAATAGAAGCCACCACTATTATGAAACTTGTCCAAATGCACATTTCCATTTTCTGAAAAATCACGTCTTAAAGACTGATTTCTCTGCATTTGTCCAATGATATCAAGAGAAGGTTGTATCCTAAAATCTTGTCCTTTAGAATCTTCCTGCCTTGCAAAGGAAAACCTGGACTGATTGTTGCTTTGCACCTTCCTGGAACTTGGTGATTGTTTGTCAGTTTCACCCAAAAGCATAGCCAAATTCTGGGATGTTAATGTGTTGTCCCACATATTGAAGTCCATTGACAATATATTTGAGATTATGCTATTTTCACCATTATCTACAAAACCATTGCTATTGGCATTCAGTATGTCACCAGATGACCTGCCCACGTGCCTTCCACTTCCTTCATTGTGaagtaaaaatgaatttcCATGGGGCATATCAGTAGCAGCAGAAGAGCTAATCACACTCTCCATGTTGCTATTGATAGCAGTTGAAATGTTAGACGAGCGGAAATGTGAACTGTCATTGAATTGCTTATCAACAAAAAGTGAATCTGCATTTATATTAGAAGGATCATTGCCCACTATATGTCTTAAAGTATGCAAAGCCTGCCCAGAAGTATTGACTCCATTCTCAAGCTGACTGCTAAATACAGGTGGGATGCTAGGTGAGTTTAGAGATGAATTATCATTAAATTGTTTATCAACAAATGACAAATCAGTAGCCAAACTGGTTGCCACCCCATTGGCAGCATCTGGCCACAATGGATGAGAGGTAGAGCCATTCAGAGCATGAAATGTAGATGCCCAGCCAGGCAGCCGAGTTGAAGGGCTCATAATCTCTGGATCCTTGAGCCTCTGACTATTAAAAGATATCACATCCTCTTCCAACTCAGTAGCATTTACTACCTCTCTCTGGAAGTCCGATCTCCAATCACGTTCTTCTCTTGAAAAAGGCATGCAATTAACCACATCATCGCCTTTCCAAGCAGCATCTGTAGAATCTAAAGAAGCAGCTATAGACTGCCCAGAAAATTGCTCTTGTAAGTTGTGATCCCCGGAAGCTTTAATCAAATCATGATCAGAGAGTAAAGCATTTGGCCTTAGATCAGATTGATCATCTATATCATCTCTATCGATACTAGCTGTAGACATATCAGAGCTCATATTTTGTATTAGCCCATCACAAGTAGCTCCTGCTTCAGGACAAGAACTGCAAGAATCCTCAATGTGGAGAGTAGAAGCAGAAATGCTCGGTGATAAAGCCATTATTTTCTGACTGTCCTTTGTGGCTGGAGTACCAACCACAGAACAACTCAAAGATACAGAAGTGGGTAGCTCCTCTGGTGAATCATGTCTGTCTGTTGAAAAAGATTGACAATCCATGCTAACAGGAGGTTTCAAAGATTTTAAGGATTCTTGTTGACCTTTGGTATTATTAGAAATGTAATTCTCATTAAGTGCAAGTCTTTTTCCTGCTTCACTATGTACTGTAGGAGCAGAAGAAATACCTGCAACTGCAGGGGGAAATGATAATATGCTATTAGCAGCATCGGGCTTTTTGGGAGGCCCATTTGGACTTGGTAAACTTGTAACTGGACCTTGAATATTCGAACCTCGAGTTCCCCTgccatgaaattaaaataataataaataaaaaataacaaagtgtTCAATGACCCACTTAAACAAAGTGTGCAAACATAAACATCCATGTACCATGAGGCAGCTGCAGGGAGAGCAATTGTCTTATCTGAGCTTCCATTTGGCGGAGAACCTCTAACAGTACTACTAGGATTCTGCTTAACAAAATAGCACATAAGCATAGAAACCTTCAACTCTAATGGATAGAGTAGAATTTCCAATAGATATCACCAGCAAATCACTTTCTATTAATAAGAAGAGAAGTGTACGGAAAAAACATAATAGGCactaaacataatttaaaacattatcTCTAAAGAATAATCAAGATTACTATATTCCTCTTGCCACAATAATATGCCATATAGATTGTCATCCAAGAATGTTCCCTAGATTGAAAAGATCTAACAAGTTCCACTATTCCTCCCATGTGCTTAAGAGGTGTTACGATGGTtaacacaaaacataaatcatCAAACACTTTTGGTTCACATAAACTGCTatctaaataacaaaacaagttATTTCTACACATCACACATGAGAGAAACACCAAATTTCTTTTAGCCATAGGAGTTTAGGAAGTCTTACACTTGGAGTGTTCTTAACAATGGGTTTTCCATTTGAAGAATTGATACTGCAGTAATCATCCATTGGTGGCGGCAACACACTCCCTGAACGCCGTTGCAGATTGTTGGAAGCACCGGTAATTTGTTGCACTCTACTCCTTTAATACAACTATGTAAGTTAATTAATCATCCAACCAAGAACACGAAGTCTCCATCCAGGCAAGTAGCAAGAAAGTCatccaaacaaaacaataagcACTCGTAACAGTATCAACAAAAACATTCATTGTAATACTAACTTATTTAATCATGCAATGGTTTTTGTCCCCTTTTTAAGTGTATTTGATTAGAATCAAGTGCTCTTTAGATTTTGGATAAGAAGAGATTGATCATTCATCCAATTAGTGTGTCCGTAACACTGAAGCGTATCATATATCATTCCTCTTGTTCGCAACTTCCGAAAATCTGTGGGTTAAAATGTTTTTAGGGCTTTGATGTTTTTTGGACTTCCCCAAGGATGTCATCGAATATTCTTTTGTAGAAGGCAACAGAAGAACCGATTTCCTTTTTGAAAACGAAGTATCAGCTAGCTGTTGGCTGACTTGGATTATGTGATTATTAGTACAAGAATGTAACGTCTCTAAATTATGGGCTTCCTTCTAAAGTCGTGCTTCTTGATTCCTTCTTCATAGTCCTTCATactataaaaatattacagTAATAGTAGTTGATAAATCTCGGAAAAGTAAGAAGATGCATGAGGAACTAATGCGATGATGAATTATGTTAGTTTATTTGGTCTTTTAAAACCTATTACTCCACTTACTAAATGCatacaaacataaaacaaGTTAGTGAAGTTACCAAGTCGTAGAACTACAAAAATGAAGTTATTCAACTCATTAATTTCTCATTGTTAGATAAATTACCATTGCAACCACACTCATCGCTTGAGTCAGTTACACATAATGAGACAATCATGGGAAATAATTATAGGTGAATATAAGGATTATCACATTCATTGTCCAAACTAGGTTGTGGTAGGGCAGAGGCAGATATAGGGACATGCATTGAATCCATAGCCCATATCTTCGGGCTTGATTGACGACTTCATTTGTTTCCAAAATCTAAGTAGAAATATTGTACTCTACAACTGAATTAGTGCACTCTACATGTAGAAAGAAGTACAAAGCTACGAAACAAATTTAGAACAAACCATTGTTATGTCATTCCACACAACAATGTAGTCAAATATCATTTCTCTTTTCACAGCCTCCAGGATACCTCATAGGGTCCAGCTTTTTAATAGcaagatatataaatattcgAGCAATAAATCttatctcaaaaaaaaaaccaaaaatacaaaaaaaaaaaaacttttgagaAATCCAGCACCAAAAGCACAATAGCAATTCTaaatacaaaatgattatCACACCTTGTGTATGCAGAAATGATTTCATCTTTTGTGAAACTATCTTCTTGAGAACCAACCTCATGTAAATACAAACAATCAGGGTTGGTGCAAGGCTGAAACATTAGTTGATAACGTTATGATTCAAAGCAGATATAAAagttatgaaattttcaattggtAAAACTACAAAAGTCAAAAACAAGGGAAACAGATTAAGAAAAGCATACCACATTCCTCAACCATGCATGACAATACTTTGTCGTTCCAAAGCATGCCCTAATATTGACGCACACAGAGAAAGCAACTTACAAACTTTCACAAATCCATTACTTagaatattcaaaatttactCTAGAATTTACGACCCACATATGCACCAACCTTAATGGTTTGCCCTCCAAGACAAACTGATGTACATTTTGGATACATCGAACAGCTTCCTCCTCTCTTGAGTATGTAATATATCTAACCCAAAATAgttacaagaaaataaatttcattttcatttaaatgaaGACATAACgcgtaaataaatattttttaatgaacaTGTGAAATACCTATCTAAGTAGAGCACAGAATAAGAATTATGTTAGTGCTCCAGTTCAAACTAAACTATCCAGCCTTTGTATAGATATGAAGAAAATGTTCCAAAGAGGGAACTAACCACATAAGAAAGTTAAATACCCTACGTAAATAATAGAACAGCTTGTTTTAAGggaaaaaattaagtttagaGGCATTGCCATAGCAACATTTGGACTTACACACTACACGTGTTATTTGGAAATTGTTGAATGACTCCAGTTGCTGTACGGGACATAGACACTTTTAGAACTTTTCCATACTGACCAAAATATTCTCTACGCTGAAGAAGCTGCACAAGGGATGATAAGAGGGCATCCATTACTCCCATCAGAACCAAAAGTAAACATATCTATTTAAGAAACAATAGTTCTCGGAACAAAGAAGCAGAATATACATCTTCATCTGCCAGATTAAGAGGCAGCCCAACAATATATACAAGATTCCGTTGAATCACGCGTACACTGCTAAGCTGCTTTCGTCCTTCAGATGATTTGGCTTTCGCTTTTTGTGACTTCACCTTTTTTTCCACGCTGATTTCAGCAGCCAGTCTGCAAGGAATaattatcaatgaaaaatCTATCTAACCATTGCAAATGGAAGAATTGTCACTAAGTTAGCAACAACAATGTAAcgaaaaatatttgtgttcAGTCTAAACACATATCAGACTACCACatcacttgtgggcttgacATTCTCTTGTATAAATGTGTGTGGGTGTGGATGTGGGTGTGGGTGTGtacatatgtgtgtgtgcgtgttcATAACAAGCGTGCGTGCATAACATGTGGGTGTGTGAGCGTGCATAACGAGCGCGCACGTGTGCGTGCATAACGAGTGTGTGCGCTTTTGTGCATACATATCGAGTGTGTATATGTATACATAATGAGTTCTAAGCCAGCTTATGCACACCTCAACTAATCTCACTGGATAACCT
This DNA window, taken from Cucumis sativus cultivar 9930 chromosome 6, Cucumber_9930_V3, whole genome shotgun sequence, encodes the following:
- the LOC101221790 gene encoding uncharacterized protein LOC101221790 isoform X4, which produces MTTMSDGGEKTCPLCAEEMDPTDQQLKPCKCGYEICVWCWHHIMEMAAKDDTEGRCPACRAIYDKEKIVGMASSCGRLAAEISVEKKVKSQKAKAKSSEGRKQLSSVRVIQRNLVYIVGLPLNLADEDLLQRREYFGQYGKVLKVSMSRTATGVIQQFPNNTCSVYITYSREEEAVRCIQNVHQFVLEGKPLRACFGTTKYCHAWLRNVPCTNPDCLYLHEVGSQEDSFTKDEIISAYTRSRVQQITGASNNLQRRSGSVLPPPMDDYCSINSSNGKPIVKNTPSNPSSTVRGSPPNGSSDKTIALPAAASWGTRGSNIQGPVTSLPSPNGPPKKPDAANSILSFPPAVAGISSAPTVHSEAGKRLALNENYISNNTKGQQESLKSLKPPVSMDCQSFSTDRHDSPEELPTSVSLSCSVVGTPATKDSQKIMALSPSISASTLHIEDSCSSCPEAGATCDGLIQNMSSDMSTASIDRDDIDDQSDLRPNALLSDHDLIKASGDHNLQEQFSGQSIAASLDSTDAAWKGDDVVNCMPFSREERDWRSDFQREVVNATELEEDVISFNSQRLKDPEIMSPSTRLPGWASTFHALNGSTSHPLWPDAANGVATSLATDLSFVDKQFNDNSSLNSPSIPPVFSSQLENGVNTSGQALHTLRHIVGNDPSNINADSLFVDKQFNDSSHFRSSNISTAINSNMESVISSSAATDMPHGNSFLLHNEGSGRHVGRSSGDILNANSNGFVDNGENSIISNILSMDFNMWDNTLTSQNLAMLLGETDKQSPSSRKVQSNNQSRFSFARQEDSKGQDFRIQPSLDIIGQMQRNQSLRRDFSENGNVHLDKFHNSGGFYSNNYDGSVSHSSNQSLNSSNKLSAVSRAQISAPPGFSVPSRVPPPGFSSHDRVDHVSDSLSGNHLLEASSLLRNSYQANQTGNNISTGDIEFMDPAILAVGKGRRQIGLNNTGLDIRTPFSPSLGTFDNEASLQLLMQRSLNPQQRYTDVGDGFSHLGDSYGISSRLVDQSQVNNLSNFAQMSLQHSRNGLMSHGHWDGWNEVQGGNNIGVADILRNDRLGYNKYYAGYEDSKFRMPSSSDLYNRTFGM
- the LOC101221790 gene encoding uncharacterized protein LOC101221790 isoform X1, whose translation is MTTMSDGGEKTCPLCAEEMDPTDQQLKPCKCGYEICVWCWHHIMEMAAKDDTEGRCPACRAIYDKEKIVGMASSCGRLAAEISVEKKVKSQKAKAKSSEGRKQLSSVRVIQRNLVYIVGLPLNLADEDLLQRREYFGQYGKVLKVSMSRTATGVIQQFPNNTCSVYITYSREEEAVRCIQNVHQFVLEGKPLRACFGTTKYCHAWLRNVPCTNPDCLYLHEVGSQEDSFTKDEIISAYTRSRVQQITGASNNLQRRSGSVLPPPMDDYCSINSSNGKPIVKNTPSNPSSTVRGSPPNGSSDKTIALPAAASWGTRGSNIQGPVTSLPSPNGPPKKPDAANSILSFPPAVAGISSAPTVHSEAGKRLALNENYISNNTKGQQESLKSLKPPVSMDCQSFSTDRHDSPEELPTSVSLSCSVVGTPATKDSQKIMALSPSISASTLHIEDSCSSCPEAGATCDGLIQNMSSDMSTASIDRDDIDDQSDLRPNALLSDHDLIKASGDHNLQEQFSGQSIAASLDSTDAAWKGDDVVNCMPFSREERDWRSDFQREVVNATELEEDVISFNSQRLKDPEIMSPSTRLPGWASTFHALNGSTSHPLWPDAANGVATSLATDLSFVDKQFNDNSSLNSPSIPPVFSSQLENGVNTSGQALHTLRHIVGNDPSNINADSLFVDKQFNDSSHFRSSNISTAINSNMESVISSSAATDMPHGNSFLLHNEGSGRHVGRSSGDILNANSNGFVDNGENSIISNILSMDFNMWDNTLTSQNLAMLLGETDKQSPSSRKVQSNNQSRFSFARQEDSKGQDFRIQPSLDIIGQMQRNQSLRRDFSENGNVHLDKFHNSGGFYSNNYDGSVSHSSNQSLNSSNKLSDSFTAVSRAQISAPPGFSVPSRVPPPGFSSHDRVDHVSDSLSGNHLLEASSLLRNSYQANQTGNNISTGDIEFMDPAILAVGKGRRQIGLNNTGLDIRTPFSPSLGTFDNEASLQLLMQRSLNPQQRYTDVGDGFSHLGDSYGISSRLVDQSQVNNLSNFAQMSLQHSRNGLMSHGHWDGWNEVQGGNNIGVADILRNDRLGYNKYYAGYEDSKFRMPSSSDLYNRTFGM
- the LOC101221790 gene encoding uncharacterized protein LOC101221790 isoform X5 — its product is MTTMSDGGEKTCPLCAEEMDPTDQQLKPCKCGYEICVWCWHHIMEMAAKDDTEGRCPACRAIYDKEKIVGMASSCGRLAAEISVEKKVKSQKAKAKSSEGRKQLSSVRVIQRNLVYIVGLPLNLADEDLLQRREYFGQYGKVLKVSMSRTATGVIQQFPNNTCSVYITYSREEEAVRCIQNVHQFVLEGKPLRACFGTTKYCHAWLRNVPCTNPDCLYLHEVGSQEDSFTKDEIISAYTRSRVQQITGASNNLQRRSGSVLPPPMDDYCSINSSNGKPIVKNTPSNPSSTVRGSPPNGSSDKTIALPAAASWGTRGSNIQGPVTSLPSPNGPPKKPDAANSILSFPPAVAGISSAPTVHSEAGKRLALNENYISNNTKGQQESLKSLKPPVSMDCQSFSTDRHDSPEELPTSVSLSCSVVGTPATKDSQKIMALSPSISASTLHIEDSCSSCPEAGATCDGLIQNMSSDMSTASIDRDDIDDQSDLRPNALLSDHDLIKASGDHNLQEQFSGQSIAASLDSTDAAWKGDDVVNCMPFSREERDWRSDFQREVVNATELEEDVISFNSQRLKDPEIMSPSTRLPGWASTFHALNGSTSHPLWPDAANGVATSLATDLSFVDKQFNDNSSLNSPSIPPVFSSQLENGVNTSGQALHTLRHIVGNDPSNINADSLFVDKQFNDSSHFRSSNISTAINSNMESVISSSAATDMPHGNSFLLHNEGSGRHVGRSSGDILNANSNGFVDNGENSIISNILSMDFNMWDNTLTSQNLAMLLGETDKQSPSSRKVQSNNQSRFSFARQEDSKGQDFRIQPSLDIIGQMQRNQSLRRDFSENGNVHLDKFHNSGGFYSNNYDGSVSHSSNQSLNSSNKLSVSRAQISAPPGFSVPSRVPPPGFSSHDRVDHVSDSLSGNHLLEASSLLRNSYQANQTGNNISTGDIEFMDPAILAVGKGRRQIGLNNTGLDIRTPFSPSLGTFDNEASLQLLMQRSLNPQQRYTDVGDGFSHLGDSYGISSRLVDQSQVNNLSNFAQMSLQHSRNGLMSHGHWDGWNEVQGGNNIGVADILRNDRLGYNKYYAGYEDSKFRMPSSSDLYNRTFGM
- the LOC101221790 gene encoding uncharacterized protein LOC101221790 isoform X3 — encoded protein: MSDGGEKTCPLCAEEMDPTDQQLKPCKCGYEICVWCWHHIMEMAAKDDTEGRCPACRAIYDKEKIVGMASSCGRLAAEISVEKKVKSQKAKAKSSEGRKQLSSVRVIQRNLVYIVGLPLNLADEDLLQRREYFGQYGKVLKVSMSRTATGVIQQFPNNTCSVYITYSREEEAVRCIQNVHQFVLEGKPLRACFGTTKYCHAWLRNVPCTNPDCLYLHEVGSQEDSFTKDEIISAYTRSRVQQITGASNNLQRRSGSVLPPPMDDYCSINSSNGKPIVKNTPSNPSSTVRGSPPNGSSDKTIALPAAASWGTRGSNIQGPVTSLPSPNGPPKKPDAANSILSFPPAVAGISSAPTVHSEAGKRLALNENYISNNTKGQQESLKSLKPPVSMDCQSFSTDRHDSPEELPTSVSLSCSVVGTPATKDSQKIMALSPSISASTLHIEDSCSSCPEAGATCDGLIQNMSSDMSTASIDRDDIDDQSDLRPNALLSDHDLIKASGDHNLQEQFSGQSIAASLDSTDAAWKGDDVVNCMPFSREERDWRSDFQREVVNATELEEDVISFNSQRLKDPEIMSPSTRLPGWASTFHALNGSTSHPLWPDAANGVATSLATDLSFVDKQFNDNSSLNSPSIPPVFSSQLENGVNTSGQALHTLRHIVGNDPSNINADSLFVDKQFNDSSHFRSSNISTAINSNMESVISSSAATDMPHGNSFLLHNEGSGRHVGRSSGDILNANSNGFVDNGENSIISNILSMDFNMWDNTLTSQNLAMLLGETDKQSPSSRKVQSNNQSRFSFARQEDSKGQDFRIQPSLDIIGQMQRNQSLRRDFSENGNVHLDKFHNSGGFYSNNYDGSVSHSSNQSLNSSNKLSDSFTAVSRAQISAPPGFSVPSRVPPPGFSSHDRVDHVSDSLSGNHLLEASSLLRNSYQANQTGNNISTGDIEFMDPAILAVGKGRRQIGLNNTGLDIRTPFSPSLGTFDNEASLQLLMQRSLNPQQRYTDVGDGFSHLGDSYGISSRLVDQSQVNNLSNFAQMSLQHSRNGLMSHGHWDGWNEVQGGNNIGVADILRNDRLGYNKYYAGYEDSKFRMPSSSDLYNRTFGM
- the LOC101221790 gene encoding uncharacterized protein LOC101221790 isoform X2, which encodes MTTMSDGGEKTCPLCAEEMDPTDQQLKPCKCGYEICVWCWHHIMEMAAKDDTEGRCPACRAIYDKEKIVGMASSCGRLAAEISVEKKVKSQKAKAKSSEGRKQLSSVRVIQRNLVYIVGLPLNLADEDLLQRREYFGQYGKVLKVSMSRTATGVIQQFPNNTCSVYITYSREEEAVRCIQNVHQFVLEGKPLRACFGTTKYCHAWLRNVPCTNPDCLYLHEVGSQEDSFTKDEIISAYTRVQQITGASNNLQRRSGSVLPPPMDDYCSINSSNGKPIVKNTPSNPSSTVRGSPPNGSSDKTIALPAAASWGTRGSNIQGPVTSLPSPNGPPKKPDAANSILSFPPAVAGISSAPTVHSEAGKRLALNENYISNNTKGQQESLKSLKPPVSMDCQSFSTDRHDSPEELPTSVSLSCSVVGTPATKDSQKIMALSPSISASTLHIEDSCSSCPEAGATCDGLIQNMSSDMSTASIDRDDIDDQSDLRPNALLSDHDLIKASGDHNLQEQFSGQSIAASLDSTDAAWKGDDVVNCMPFSREERDWRSDFQREVVNATELEEDVISFNSQRLKDPEIMSPSTRLPGWASTFHALNGSTSHPLWPDAANGVATSLATDLSFVDKQFNDNSSLNSPSIPPVFSSQLENGVNTSGQALHTLRHIVGNDPSNINADSLFVDKQFNDSSHFRSSNISTAINSNMESVISSSAATDMPHGNSFLLHNEGSGRHVGRSSGDILNANSNGFVDNGENSIISNILSMDFNMWDNTLTSQNLAMLLGETDKQSPSSRKVQSNNQSRFSFARQEDSKGQDFRIQPSLDIIGQMQRNQSLRRDFSENGNVHLDKFHNSGGFYSNNYDGSVSHSSNQSLNSSNKLSDSFTAVSRAQISAPPGFSVPSRVPPPGFSSHDRVDHVSDSLSGNHLLEASSLLRNSYQANQTGNNISTGDIEFMDPAILAVGKGRRQIGLNNTGLDIRTPFSPSLGTFDNEASLQLLMQRSLNPQQRYTDVGDGFSHLGDSYGISSRLVDQSQVNNLSNFAQMSLQHSRNGLMSHGHWDGWNEVQGGNNIGVADILRNDRLGYNKYYAGYEDSKFRMPSSSDLYNRTFGM